The genome window AACGTCATGTACCTCTGAGACTGATTCATCCTTCACCAACTGACCACCATGAGAATTGGAGGTCACGGATTCACCAAAACAACTGCCATCAATTTTACAACCTGCAAAATACCTTTCCTCCTGTATTTTACCCTTCAAGGAACTGTCAGGAACAGCCCCATTCATAAAGTTTTCTGAATTTGTATTTTTGCTAAACCTTGAATTGTTCAGGTTCTTTTTATGGTTTAAATGCCGTTCCAAGGACCTTTTTTCTGTTTCCCCTTTGATGTTCTTAAACCGACCCTCCGAGCCAGTGAAGCTACTCTCACCAAGTCCTTCTGTGAAGTGTGATTCAAGTTCATCCTGGCGGCAACCATTATGTTGCTTTTCTGCTACATAAGGGTGAAGATCTCTAGTTGGAAAGTGTTCAAACATGATTGAAAAATCTGGAACATCATATTACAAACAAGTTAGTCATTTTTACAATCAAGATTATTGCATTAACATGAAAGACAAAAAGTGCACATTCTCTGCATTCTAAATTGTAATTATGTACATAACACCAACATCATAGTAACAGAAGAATAACATCTAGTTATTTCAGTGCTGATAATTTTATTTGGCACAGTTTATAGTCTCACACGTATGGTTGCCTTAAACTTATGTTTCTTTAAAACAACTAagcacctttttagatcaaaactaACTAACGAATAAACAagtgagagaaaagaagttgGAAAGCAACAAAGTGACATGAAAAGATTACAGAACGAAAAAATAGTCAGCAAAATATCCTGACATATTATCAAGTTCCCAAAAAGATATATGATTAATATATCAGTAGTAAGAATCTGCATTAACAAGATTAATTAAACATGAATTTACCAGCAAACAAGGGTAAATGCTGAGTCTTTGGTATCATCAGGTAAAGACATTCAAGTCAACTCCtaataaaagaaattttaagggTAATGTGGGTGTGCAAAATACAGACACCATAACATTGTTTGGTGAAAGAAGCAAGCTTACATAAGCATAATTTGAAATCTGTAATTTCCTCAAAGAATGACAAAATGTTCTACATGTATATCTCCTCACAAACTCATGCAAAGTTGGTAGTCACTACAGTAGAAATTGTACTTACGACAGTGTGCATAATATCCTACTGGTGCATGCTGCAGCATGCCTGTGCATAATTGATGTAGATCGAGAGGTCATGAATCGGTCTAGGTTAAGATGGGCCATATTACTTTTTCTgtttttaaatatttaagaaaattCTCATTGCTTCTTGGTAATTAAAAATGTTCAAGGAAGCTTTTTGTAAAGGAAATTGCAATGGCCCTCGATAAATTTTAACCAAAAGGTTCACTTGGGCTGTTTGTCATTGATATATTTAGGTTAGCGTGTTCTAGATAATCACTCTTTTCATAAATACATATTTTCAAGGCTTTGTTTTAACAAAACCCTAATCCTCCATCATCCTTGTTTCTTCAATAAATTTAGCtcctgttatattttaaatatattggaTATCGTATTTTCATCAGTAGCAATTAAGACACCATATCTTAAATAATATGTTATTCATTGATAATCTTAACTGACTTTCAGAACCATTGTGAAAATTTACATAATATAAGCTAATAATTTGAATAATGAGTCCCAAAAAACCAAGGACTCAAACTCACAAGCTATACTGCCATCTTTATATTTTGGAAATAAATATCAATGCTTTTACGTcagaaaaataaacaatgaatAAGCCATGGTCATTAGTTTCTTACAACAAGGGGGGGAAAAGACAAATTTTTGGAGCTTGATTGTTGATAGAAAGGTCCTATGATCGAATTTCATCTTTGACGCTTACCAAAGTGAAAATAAAAAGAGCTTAAGGGATAATAGTAACAATATTATTAACCTACAAGCTTAACAACACGAAAAATTCAAGATGTATATGAACACTTAAACAGTAGTAGAAGTCAAGACTTGCAATCAAGGTAAGATAAGCTGAACTGCAACACGGATATGATAAACAGAAATGCACTCTCTAGTCTCTACAACCATAGGTAATACTTGTTTACAAGGAACGCAGTCTCATACCGATTGGCCATATCAGTCCTAGTCAAACAGGTACATACATACCCACTGATATCAGTGTATGGCACATGGTACACGAGTATGTACCAATGAAATAGATGGCAGCGGAGAagaaaggaggaaggaggaagaggaaggaagaaaagaggcagtgaagaaagaggaggaagaagcaaaaagaaggaagaggaaagaagaagaggtggccgtggaggaaggaggaagggggAAGAGGAAAAGGATACAAGAAggatggaggaagaagaggaggaagagaaggaaacaTATCTGAAATGACAGCAGGCAATGGGCGGCGGGCAGTGAGAGGTGATAGCAATGACTCGGATGAGTGTCGGGGAAGAGAGCTAACGAATGCAAGCccaaacttgtttttttttttttattggttgGAACAGACTGCCTGAAACGCGATAGTCCATGTACCATTCTATGTCCAAACCGGTATGCTTTACCTATCTGAGCGAAACAGCATTCCTCGGTTGTGTACATAAAATCCTCTCCAACCTTCCATTGGCACAAAAAATCATGTACCAAGCTATAGTTAGTAATAAATTAAGTAGAAGATAAGAAAGAGATGACACTCATCCAAGAATATGACTGCAAGAATCTAGAATtcatcaaaaaaggaaaaaaattataatagaaATAAACCCTCAAATGTAATAATCCAGGTGAAAAAAATTTCTGGATAAGTACCTATGATGACCAAGTATGCAGCATAAGGACACATCTTAAACTAAAACTGGGTATAAGCTACAAGAAGCATAAAAATCCTTATAGTATGTCAATACCAATATCCCACTCTACAGTGGGCAGCTGCAAAATCCAAGTTTGTTGGCAAGGTAACATTGACAGATTATCTGGTATAACAATGGCATCCAAGTCATGTAACTTAGTAATGCCAATTTATGATCAGAATGGCATAATAAATGGCACATGAATGCACTGAAAATGCCTAACATTAGTTTACCATGCTGAAGCAACAAGATGTGTCATCTCATGCAATTTAACTTTAAATGTCAGGATCTTCATTGTTATTCaaatttagaaatagaagaaaattATAAGAAGATCAATTTTTAACACAAACAAAGGAGGAAATTTGCAAGCATACCTTCCCTGATATTGTCTGCCATTATCAGGGGAATATCAATGAGGCCATCGGAGCAGTCATTGTCAATAAACTCCAACATGCTCGCAAGCTCCGAATCCTTTACTTCAGAATCAAAATTTGCATCATCAATTTCACGAGTGTTCTCACAAGCATTCAATAATGCCTCACTTGAAGTTCCTGAACAGTGTGGGCTGACAGTGATGTCACATGAAATATCTGTCCTCCTTGAATTAGATagcaattcattcaacttatttGGAGAAGCCCCTTGAAGAGATGGTTGCCCTCCAAAAGCACCATCCCAGTGACAATATGATGGAACTATAACTTTAGTACCCTCGCAAACTTTACTAAGTGCTAGTCGACGATCTTTTCTTCTCACATTCTCATGAGATTGGGCCACATGTGATCTCTTCCTTTTcagagatgaaaaagaatctttgCTGCTCTTTATTGAACTCAAACTAGAAAATCCATCATAAATGTCTGACTTGCTAAGTGAAGCATTGTCAGGAAGGCCTAGCTCAGTGGACCATCCTGTGCTAGCATGCACATTAGGCTTTCTATTGGATACAACCCCCAAACCTATTTCCTGAAGATCTCTCATTCGTTTTATTCCTTCGTTATCTTCTGAATCATTTGgagttttccttctttttttctctgaTTGCTTAATATCAGAAGAAATCAGATCGTTTGTTTGTTCATATGACACTAAAGATTGAGATACCTCTTGAGCCGAATTCTCCTCAAGAACATCGAGTTTCCTGGCCACATGACCTAATTGTTTGTCAAGCCCATATACCTTTCTTGACTTCATGGGAAAATCATAACCCATTGTTCTGAAAGGGTCCTTCACTCCTGAGCCATTCTGCttcccagtaaggaagtaagcctTTTCAATCTCCAGGGCATGGAGAATGGCATCTTCTCTGCGAATGTACTTACCTGTACTGGTTGAACTTTTCTTTGAACGGATTGCAAAAGCCATGGCCTTCTGAATGCACTCATCAAACTCCCCACAACGAAATGCTTTGACACGAGTTGATTTTGCAAGATTATACCAGTCCCTGATTGCAAGTTGATTATTAGCAAACTTAAGCTTATACTGACTGCATGGTACTTAAACCATGAAATAGAAAGGTGAACAGAAATAGCATATGTGCATATAGCTACTTTGCTCAGAATTTGTAACCGCATAATTCAAGATACAGAAAATCATGCACCAAACATAAATAAACGAAAGAAGGCACAATCAGTATCATTGTTGTTGCCATGTTCCTTGTTATTTTCCAAGATGTCACTGAGCAACTTAGGTTGGCCTTGATGCACAACTGTTAAGTCAATAAGGCTCCATGGAAGGTTTGAGTTGGCCTTTTTTTTATAGCTCTCTGTCTAAAGTTGACTAAAAAATTACCATCAAATCCCAGCCAAAATAGAAGTAGTGGCAGCAAATGAACTCATTTTACATCCCTTGTCTTTAAAGCCAGCTGAAACAATGGTGTGAggtagaattaaaaaaaaaaaaagacaatgatCCATATGGTTTATGTTAACAGAATCGGCTACTAATAAGTGTTCAGTGTTAAATCTTATCATCTGATCTTCAGTGGATAtgagaatagaaaaaaaaaaaaaaaatctgtaacCAAATACAGAACAGAACATCATTCAAGATACGAAGAATATTCAGGCCACTTAAAATAGGCAGAAGAAGGGGATCTACAGATGAGGATACTCACATGCTCCCATCTTCTCTACCAagaagcttgatgggagtccctgATCTCGGCGGAAGCACACATTTCGCTGGCAATTCATCCCGACCAACAACCCGGCCCGGCCACCATGACCCGTTAGGGCGACGCACCCACACGAGGCCCCCAGCCGACACATTGTTACTGCTCAAAATCCCATCTTGTTCGCTGCCCATAGAAAAAGAAGTCGAATCCACCAAATCAAGAATCACACGATGTCGTACTGCTCCACCTACAAAGGGAACCGACGAAGcaaaacaagaacaagaagaaactgttaggTTACTGAACCACTCATGCATGGGTTTCTTGAACCATCAGCCGAAAACTCGTTGGAGAaggattaaaaatgaaagataaGAATGGGGGAATATACTCCATTATGCATTagaggagggggggagggggttggGAGAGAGGGAAATCCTAGAACAGATGCTGCTACCTTGAATAACCAAGAAAACAGAAGAGATATGCGAAGTGAACAAGGAAGAAACTTTCAAAGAGCACTAAAAACTCTTCGATAGAAGAAGAAAGGCAACGAAACAAACCAAAGGAAATAAAAGAGACGAGCTATTCTTCgacggagaggaaagagagaaagGAGGCTCTCCCCGGCAGAGGAGAAACAAGGACCAAAGGGACCAAAAAAACTGAAAAAAGATTATTAAAAACGAGAATAAGAATCAAGGATGGGGAGATGATTTCCATCTGCACCTCTCCTACCTCTTCTTTCGGGTTCGTCACTATAGAAAGCGGCTCGATCTTGTTTTCTCCATTACACTTAGTTGCCGGGAAAGCTGCGGAAGAGAAGGTTGGTGGGAGCGGAGATGTCTGCAATGgcagagaagagaggagagagcAGTGTTGGGATGCGTTTCCTTTAGGAagaggtggagaggaggaggaggagcgagagACGGCGAAGCGAGTGAGGAAGGAGGGGGCGAGAGAGAGTGAGACAGAGAGACAAAAGTGCGAGCAGGAAGCAGCGCATCCGGCGCAGGGATTAGTACGAGTTGGGCTTTGGCCCGGCCAAATGGGACTCGGTGCTGGTATCTTCAGGACTCGAGTGACGCAGGAAGACGAAAGAACGACATCGGCGGACACACATGGCGACGAGCTGCTCATCACTTACCACTCATCACCGATGATCCCGTTCTTAATCCAACTGTGCCTACCGTTCACATACCAATTATTCATAAACAA of Musa acuminata AAA Group cultivar baxijiao chromosome BXJ1-7, Cavendish_Baxijiao_AAA, whole genome shotgun sequence contains these proteins:
- the LOC135679478 gene encoding uncharacterized protein At1g51745-like yields the protein MGSEQDGILSSNNVSAGGLVWVRRPNGSWWPGRVVGRDELPAKCVLPPRSGTPIKLLGREDGSMDWYNLAKSTRVKAFRCGEFDECIQKAMAFAIRSKKSSTSTGKYIRREDAILHALEIEKAYFLTGKQNGSGVKDPFRTMGYDFPMKSRKVYGLDKQLGHVARKLDVLEENSAQEVSQSLVSYEQTNDLISSDIKQSEKKRRKTPNDSEDNEGIKRMRDLQEIGLGVVSNRKPNVHASTGWSTELGLPDNASLSKSDIYDGFSSLSSIKSSKDSFSSLKRKRSHVAQSHENVRRKDRRLALSKVCEGTKVIVPSYCHWDGAFGGQPSLQGASPNKLNELLSNSRRTDISCDITVSPHCSGTSSEALLNACENTREIDDANFDSEVKDSELASMLEFIDNDCSDGLIDIPLIMADNIREDFSIMFEHFPTRDLHPYVAEKQHNGCRQDELESHFTEGLGESSFTGSEGRFKNIKGETEKRSLERHLNHKKNLNNSRFSKNTNSENFMNGAVPDSSLKGKIQEERYFAGCKIDGSCFGESVTSNSHGGQLVKDESVSEVHDVPPNQSSDLHISDEHGHSLSELIKIQPAHARDQDRSSKRHVPVSALPIQRLFPHGQVSLSTSSKYQVSKQLKFTGVGSCLYDVEVTVQSSYRGPHVPLISLMSKSNSKEIVGHPVPIEVVEDGLVDTLLTTRHIDQSLKDGGNSIGKSQPKRKSAQMYLNVVGRNYEVTNVTSLKRKYSKNRKPRLSPRKIRRLSSINVDQKEKGEERKPVVEKMVGPAVACVPLRLVFSRITEALSSSTRLTSNS